A part of Fibrobacter sp. UWP2 genomic DNA contains:
- the ribF gene encoding riboflavin biosynthesis protein RibF: protein MMSTASKQKRAVTMGNFDGCHLGHQALFRTLKAVAEVNGWTPTVISFEPHSNYVLRGPGDPLLLTTTEEKREFIESLGLEFLVLPFTPEVAKLPFDVFVRQELIEKRSVCSMFFGHDHCFGAGGKGNYETITAAFPELSTQMLSIVLHKGERVSSSAVRNALLNGDVSRAQTYLGRPYRLSGTVVVGKRLGHTIGFPTANLQVEQYKFLPKSGVYVASARLADGRICRAVVNIGVQPSAPGPHQMAIEAYLLDFSEDIYGQHLVLDLMAYLRPEQKFASMEDLVRQIGMDADTAKNYNGNHWAE, encoded by the coding sequence ATGATGTCGACTGCAAGCAAACAGAAAAGAGCCGTGACGATGGGTAATTTTGACGGGTGCCATCTGGGGCACCAGGCGCTTTTCCGTACCCTGAAGGCCGTTGCCGAAGTGAACGGCTGGACTCCGACCGTTATCAGTTTCGAACCCCATTCCAACTATGTGCTGCGCGGCCCTGGCGACCCGCTGCTCCTTACCACCACCGAAGAAAAGCGCGAGTTCATCGAAAGTCTCGGGCTCGAATTTTTGGTGCTGCCGTTTACGCCCGAAGTGGCGAAACTCCCGTTCGATGTTTTTGTGCGGCAGGAACTTATCGAGAAGCGCAGCGTGTGCTCCATGTTCTTCGGGCACGACCACTGCTTTGGCGCTGGCGGCAAGGGTAATTACGAGACGATTACCGCCGCGTTCCCGGAACTCAGCACGCAGATGCTTTCCATCGTGCTGCACAAGGGCGAACGCGTGAGTTCTTCTGCCGTGCGCAACGCGCTATTGAACGGCGACGTTTCCCGCGCGCAGACATACCTCGGGCGCCCCTACCGCCTCTCCGGAACCGTAGTCGTGGGCAAGCGCCTCGGGCATACCATCGGGTTCCCGACCGCGAATTTGCAGGTGGAACAGTACAAGTTCCTGCCGAAATCCGGCGTGTACGTGGCGTCCGCGAGGCTTGCGGATGGCCGCATTTGCCGCGCCGTGGTGAATATCGGAGTGCAGCCCTCTGCGCCCGGGCCCCACCAGATGGCTATCGAGGCCTACCTTCTCGACTTTAGCGAGGATATCTACGGGCAGCACCTGGTGCTCGACCTGATGGCCTATTTGCGCCCGGAACAGAAATTTGCCAGCATGGAAGACCTTGTGCGCCAAATCGGCATGGACGCCGACACCGCCAAGAACTACAACGGAAACCACTGGGCCGAATAG
- the truB gene encoding tRNA pseudouridine(55) synthase TruB, whose amino-acid sequence MTPSGFILLDKMAGETSFKALFPLKRVFCTKRVGHAGTLDLRASGLIVAAMGRATRLLPFVESKDKCYTFRLHLGYETDTLEWDGNVVEQDSRDPQGVLGHLDRAALQSVLPNFTGDIEQVPPRYSAIKVDGHRASDLAVRGREVELKSRAVTIHSLKVVGEGGVTEGCSGREFATFDLECDCSKGTYIRSLGRDLARALGTCGCVSQIRRHRIGGVTLERAVRGDELKASHLVPVNEVLNYPVVRLDGQQMAVIRNGNWIPWKETPVGLDADCLVFAANENGEVLSLCRYEPGRLWPKVFLAEDD is encoded by the coding sequence TTGACTCCTTCCGGTTTCATCCTGTTGGATAAAATGGCGGGAGAAACCTCTTTCAAGGCCCTTTTCCCGCTGAAAAGGGTCTTTTGTACTAAACGCGTGGGCCACGCGGGCACGCTTGACTTGCGTGCCTCCGGCCTGATTGTTGCCGCCATGGGCCGCGCGACGCGCCTTTTGCCGTTTGTGGAATCCAAGGACAAGTGCTACACTTTCCGCTTGCATTTGGGCTACGAAACCGATACACTCGAGTGGGATGGCAATGTGGTGGAACAGGATTCCCGTGACCCCCAAGGGGTTTTGGGGCATCTGGACCGTGCCGCCCTCCAGTCGGTACTACCTAATTTTACCGGGGACATAGAGCAGGTGCCGCCCCGTTATTCGGCCATCAAGGTCGACGGCCACCGCGCCAGTGACCTTGCGGTTCGTGGCAGGGAAGTGGAACTCAAGTCACGGGCTGTGACCATTCATTCGCTCAAGGTGGTGGGCGAGGGGGGCGTGACCGAAGGCTGTTCGGGCAGGGAATTCGCGACGTTTGACCTGGAATGCGATTGCAGCAAGGGTACCTACATCCGTTCCCTCGGCAGGGACTTGGCCCGCGCCCTGGGTACGTGCGGCTGCGTATCGCAAATCCGCCGTCACCGCATTGGGGGCGTGACTTTGGAACGCGCCGTGCGCGGGGACGAACTCAAGGCTTCGCATTTGGTGCCGGTCAATGAGGTGCTCAATTATCCGGTGGTCCGCTTGGATGGGCAGCAAATGGCCGTCATCCGCAACGGCAATTGGATCCCGTGGAAAGAGACCCCGGTGGGTCTTGACGCCGATTGCCTCGTGTTTGCGGCAAACGAAAATGGCGAGGTGCTTAGCCTGTGCCGCTACGAACCGGGCCGCCTTTGGCCCAAGGTTTTCCTCGCGGAGGACGACTGA
- the rbfA gene encoding 30S ribosome-binding factor RbfA, whose product MSRRTDRLGEQFREEICKLIQKGLKDPRVTPLTSITRVDITEDLSYAKALVSVMGSDKEKRDSVIGLNNSAGFIRGVLGKALKIRKIPELNFVLDENLEHAMHIEGILAELKQKGEL is encoded by the coding sequence ATGAGCCGTAGAACCGACCGCCTGGGAGAACAGTTTCGCGAGGAAATTTGCAAGCTCATTCAAAAGGGCTTGAAGGACCCTCGCGTAACGCCGCTCACCAGCATTACCCGCGTGGACATCACCGAGGACTTGAGCTATGCCAAGGCCCTGGTGTCTGTGATGGGCAGCGACAAAGAGAAGCGTGACAGTGTCATAGGCCTCAACAATTCTGCGGGCTTTATTCGCGGCGTGCTGGGCAAGGCGCTCAAGATAAGGAAAATCCCCGAACTGAACTTTGTTCTGGACGAGAACCTGGAGCACGCCATGCACATTGAAGGCATTCTCGCGGAGCTCAAGCAAAAAGGGGAACTCTAG
- the infB gene encoding translation initiation factor IF-2 codes for MSSNLEQIKPVDWAREHGVKSDFVMKLLRDNGVKVLTQVSKVPAAEFEKIEEAVAAESAKQSARTKNLKKSAASESGEAPAEKKKTTSSTTIKNGVKVSIKRASKKDATDETKPKAKATLKSAAAKAAAEAPQTEEKPAAPATEAPKVEAKPEVKPAEEKPAVTAAPAPAAAEPAPEAMPEVKPEVKPAPAAPKTDPKPVPPPAPTMMTANTELKQPPMKAQVFKPDAAILARIAKSQQQQQGTGRPGNRRPGGPNRGQGNAQGYTGSFGPRNNGGDNRNSGNRRPGMAGASSHGGYTGRSGGFSSGSMQEAFNASQGGMGMPMGGGQGGKAGGKGQNGRHGNDKNRHNGRDRMDQQKEQQQEMVRQNVSRVMADLSKKPVKKTYHKDHSDGAAGEEKKILKTSDFITVGELAGLMDTMPARVIAKCMEMGMMVTINARLDFETIQILADEFGYEAQLMEEYEETALGVEEESQENLQPRHPVVTVMGHVDHGKTSLLDWIRKTHVVSGESGGITQHIGAYEVTTPQGKVTFLDTPGHEAFSAMRARGSKVTDVIVLVVAADSMVMPQTVESIELAKRENVPMVVAITKIDLPTANPDKIRAQLAERGVEVEQWGGQTSCVEVSARTGQGMEQLLEILALEAEVQELKANPDAHARGAVVESKLDIGKGSMATILVQNGTLHVGDPFVCGVYAGRVRAMFNERGEQMKVAPPSTPCQVLGFDGTPQAGDDLVVVDDEKTAREIASKRRMAARERDLRARSVTSLEGKFNEKKEGKLSELNLIVKADVGGSAEALAASLEKLTNKEVRVNIIRKGVGTITESDILFATTAQAIIISFHLMPSLSVREMAEKEGIEIRNYRVIYDCIEDIKNAVEGLLKPTMREELVGEAEIRQVFKVPKVGLIAGCMVTDGEVDRTSHVRVYRNGVELGTTVVQSLKRMKDDVKSVARGFECGIGLKGYDDIKEGDSLIFFKEVTVARTLEDVAREEAEEKAKKSAEEQKDA; via the coding sequence ATGAGTAGTAATTTAGAACAGATTAAACCCGTAGACTGGGCTCGTGAACATGGAGTCAAGAGTGACTTTGTGATGAAACTTTTGCGCGACAATGGCGTGAAGGTTTTGACTCAGGTGTCCAAGGTGCCTGCTGCTGAATTCGAAAAGATCGAAGAGGCTGTTGCCGCTGAAAGCGCAAAGCAAAGTGCGCGTACCAAGAACCTGAAAAAGTCCGCTGCGTCCGAATCGGGGGAAGCCCCCGCCGAAAAGAAGAAGACGACTTCCTCGACGACCATCAAGAATGGCGTAAAGGTGAGCATCAAGCGCGCCTCTAAAAAGGACGCCACCGACGAAACGAAGCCGAAGGCAAAGGCGACGCTGAAGTCTGCTGCGGCAAAGGCTGCTGCCGAAGCCCCGCAGACCGAGGAGAAACCCGCAGCTCCTGCTACTGAGGCTCCGAAGGTCGAAGCCAAGCCCGAAGTCAAGCCTGCCGAAGAGAAACCCGCTGTAACGGCGGCTCCGGCTCCCGCAGCAGCAGAGCCCGCTCCCGAGGCAATGCCCGAGGTGAAACCCGAAGTGAAGCCCGCTCCGGCCGCTCCCAAGACGGACCCGAAGCCAGTGCCTCCTCCGGCACCGACCATGATGACTGCCAACACGGAGCTCAAGCAGCCTCCCATGAAGGCGCAAGTGTTTAAACCCGATGCCGCCATCTTGGCGCGTATCGCCAAATCCCAGCAACAGCAGCAGGGTACAGGACGTCCGGGCAATCGCCGTCCGGGTGGTCCCAACCGCGGCCAGGGCAATGCCCAGGGTTACACGGGTTCGTTTGGCCCGCGCAACAACGGTGGTGACAACCGCAATAGCGGCAATCGTCGTCCCGGTATGGCCGGTGCTAGCAGCCACGGCGGCTATACGGGCCGTAGCGGAGGATTCTCCAGCGGCTCCATGCAAGAAGCCTTTAACGCTAGCCAGGGTGGCATGGGAATGCCTATGGGCGGCGGTCAAGGCGGCAAGGCTGGTGGCAAGGGCCAGAATGGTCGTCATGGCAACGACAAGAATCGCCACAACGGCCGCGACCGCATGGACCAGCAAAAGGAACAGCAGCAGGAGATGGTTCGCCAGAACGTCTCCCGCGTGATGGCTGACCTTTCCAAGAAACCCGTCAAAAAGACTTACCACAAGGACCACAGCGATGGTGCCGCCGGCGAAGAAAAGAAGATCCTCAAGACTTCCGACTTCATTACCGTGGGCGAACTCGCCGGTCTTATGGATACCATGCCCGCCCGCGTGATTGCGAAGTGCATGGAAATGGGCATGATGGTGACCATCAACGCCCGCCTCGATTTTGAAACCATCCAGATTCTCGCCGACGAGTTCGGTTACGAAGCCCAGTTGATGGAAGAATACGAAGAAACCGCCCTGGGTGTCGAAGAGGAATCCCAGGAAAATCTTCAGCCGCGTCACCCGGTGGTTACAGTCATGGGCCACGTGGACCACGGTAAAACTTCCTTGCTCGACTGGATCCGCAAGACCCACGTGGTGTCTGGCGAATCGGGTGGCATTACGCAGCACATCGGTGCTTACGAAGTGACGACCCCGCAGGGCAAGGTCACGTTCCTCGATACCCCGGGTCACGAAGCCTTTAGTGCCATGCGTGCCCGCGGTTCCAAGGTGACCGACGTGATTGTGCTTGTGGTCGCCGCCGACTCCATGGTGATGCCGCAGACAGTTGAATCCATTGAGCTCGCCAAGCGCGAGAACGTGCCGATGGTTGTCGCTATTACAAAGATTGACTTGCCGACGGCAAACCCCGACAAGATCCGCGCCCAGCTCGCCGAACGGGGTGTGGAAGTGGAACAATGGGGTGGCCAGACCAGCTGTGTGGAAGTTTCTGCACGCACCGGTCAGGGTATGGAACAGCTCCTCGAAATTTTGGCCCTTGAAGCCGAAGTCCAGGAACTCAAGGCGAACCCCGATGCCCACGCTCGTGGCGCCGTGGTCGAATCCAAACTCGACATTGGCAAGGGCTCCATGGCGACCATTTTGGTGCAGAACGGTACGCTCCATGTGGGTGATCCGTTTGTGTGCGGCGTTTACGCCGGTCGTGTCCGCGCCATGTTCAACGAACGTGGCGAACAAATGAAGGTGGCTCCGCCCTCTACGCCGTGCCAGGTGCTCGGCTTTGACGGAACTCCGCAGGCCGGTGACGACCTTGTGGTGGTGGACGACGAAAAGACCGCCCGCGAAATTGCTTCCAAGCGCCGTATGGCGGCTCGTGAACGCGACCTCCGTGCCCGTTCCGTCACTTCTTTGGAAGGCAAGTTCAACGAGAAGAAGGAAGGCAAGCTCTCCGAACTCAACCTCATCGTCAAGGCCGACGTGGGTGGTTCCGCCGAAGCCTTGGCTGCTTCCCTCGAAAAGCTTACCAACAAGGAAGTCCGTGTCAACATCATCCGCAAGGGTGTGGGCACCATTACGGAATCCGACATCTTGTTTGCGACAACGGCACAGGCTATCATCATCTCGTTCCACCTTATGCCCTCGCTCTCTGTGCGCGAGATGGCCGAGAAGGAAGGCATCGAGATTCGCAACTACCGCGTGATTTACGACTGCATCGAAGACATCAAGAACGCCGTGGAAGGCCTCCTGAAGCCGACCATGCGCGAAGAACTTGTTGGCGAAGCCGAAATCCGCCAGGTGTTCAAGGTCCCGAAGGTTGGCCTCATTGCCGGCTGTATGGTTACCGACGGCGAAGTCGACCGTACAAGCCATGTGCGCGTGTACCGCAACGGTGTTGAACTCGGCACGACTGTGGTGCAGTCCCTCAAGCGAATGAAGGACGACGTCAAGTCCGTCGCCCGCGGTTTCGAATGCGGCATTGGCCTCAAGGGTTACGACGACATCAAGGAAGGCGATAGCCTGATCTTCTTCAAGGAAGTGACGGTCGCCCGTACGCTCGAAGACGTGGCCCGAGAAGAAGCCGAAGAAAAGGCGAAGAAGTCCGCCGAAGAACAGAAGGACGCCTAA